The following are from one region of the Desmospora profundinema genome:
- a CDS encoding enoyl-CoA hydratase/isomerase family protein yields the protein MNTLRTSIENGVGWIRFHRPHVRNAVNGEMMDELDRQLMVWKDDEEVRVLVLAGDEKTFVSGGDLAELHALTTEEDVYPVMHRMGRVLEVLRNWGKPTLAAVEGTAVGGGCEIAASCDFRLASDRASFGFIQSKLGITSGWGGGSRLLEQVPRDRALLWLMTGERFDAGTAQRWGWVTEVLPVDGFERGVQQFAERLTRTSLPVLRAYLELSRLPPKTDRVDWEARSCARLWESDEHMQAVEQFLKRTGRL from the coding sequence ATGAATACACTGCGAACATCGATTGAAAACGGAGTCGGGTGGATCCGCTTTCATCGTCCACATGTACGAAATGCGGTTAACGGAGAAATGATGGATGAATTGGATCGCCAGCTGATGGTCTGGAAAGACGATGAGGAAGTGCGAGTGTTAGTGTTGGCGGGGGATGAAAAGACATTTGTTTCTGGCGGGGACTTGGCGGAACTGCACGCCCTGACCACGGAAGAAGACGTGTACCCGGTGATGCACCGTATGGGACGAGTGTTGGAAGTGTTACGGAATTGGGGAAAACCCACTTTGGCTGCTGTGGAGGGAACAGCTGTGGGCGGCGGCTGTGAAATTGCGGCCAGTTGTGATTTCCGTTTGGCTTCTGATCGGGCCTCATTTGGCTTTATCCAGTCCAAGCTTGGGATCACATCGGGGTGGGGGGGAGGTTCCCGTCTGTTGGAACAGGTTCCGCGGGATCGGGCGCTTTTATGGCTGATGACGGGAGAGCGGTTTGACGCCGGGACGGCACAGCGGTGGGGTTGGGTGACGGAAGTACTTCCTGTTGACGGGTTTGAAAGGGGTGTCCAGCAATTTGCCGAAAGATTGACACGCACTTCCCTTCCCGTCTTGCGCGCTTACCTGGAGCTCTCCCGCCTCCCCCCGAAGACCGACCGGGTAGACTGGGAAGCCCGTTCCTGCGCCCGGTTATGGGAAAGCGACGAACATATGCAAGCGGTGGAACAGTTTTTAAAAAGGACGGGACGATTGTAA
- a CDS encoding heavy metal translocating P-type ATPase: protein MSTKQSTLSIKGMTCASCAVRIEKGLKKTPGVMDAHVNLALENTSVSYDPDQVTLHEVEKRIESLGFGVTKEKVELELSGMTCAACSTRIEKGLNRLEGVLNARVNLALETATVEYAPAETAVSTIIKKVESLGYRAEQKSDRTTEQTNQREREFEHQKGKLLFSILLSLPLLWAMVSHFEFTAFIWLPDAFMNPWVQMALATPVQFVVGWTFYVGAYKALKNKSANMDVLVALGTSAAYFYSVYLSLLSINQPPGQMVELYFETSAILITLILLGKLLEARAKSRSSEAIKKLMGLRAKTATVIRNGNEMEIPVEEVVPGDVVQVKPGEKVPVDGEVMEGRSAVDESMLTGESMPVDKTAGDTVIGATVNKNGSLKVKATKVGRETALAQIIRVVEEAQGSKPPIQRLVDKISGIFVPIVVGVAILTFGVWYLLVTPGNFAQALESAIAVLVIACPCALGLATPTSIMAGSGRAAEAGVLFKGGEHLETTHRLDVIVVDKTGTVTKGKPELTDILPSGMDKTDFLRLVGAAEKPSEHPLAEAIVAGIRGYDMDLPEAEAFEAIPGHGIQATVAGRQVLVGTRRFMALHHVNVDQALKQMELLEQEGKTAMLVAIDGSYAGLVAVADTMKETSRQAVSRLKEMGLRVILVTGDNERTAKAIARQAGIDHVIAEVLPEGKADEIQKLQQQGHKVAMVGDGINDAPALAVADIGMAIGTGTDVAMETGDITLMRGDLASIADAIVMSKKTIRNIRQNLFWAFAYNTLGIPVAAFGFLAPWVAGAAMAFSSVSVVSNALRLQRVKL from the coding sequence GTGAGTACAAAACAATCCACCCTCTCAATCAAAGGGATGACTTGTGCTTCCTGCGCGGTCCGAATCGAAAAAGGATTAAAAAAAACACCGGGTGTGATGGATGCCCATGTTAACCTGGCGTTGGAGAACACCAGTGTCTCCTATGACCCGGATCAAGTAACCCTTCATGAGGTGGAGAAAAGAATCGAGTCTTTGGGCTTTGGGGTGACCAAAGAAAAAGTGGAACTGGAACTTTCGGGAATGACTTGTGCCGCTTGCTCGACTCGGATCGAAAAGGGGCTGAATCGGCTGGAAGGCGTCCTCAACGCCCGCGTCAATCTGGCTTTGGAAACGGCTACGGTGGAATACGCACCGGCGGAGACGGCGGTCTCAACCATCATTAAAAAAGTGGAATCGCTGGGATACCGGGCGGAGCAAAAATCGGACCGTACGACGGAGCAGACAAATCAAAGAGAGCGGGAGTTTGAACATCAAAAAGGGAAGCTGCTGTTCTCCATTCTGTTGTCCTTGCCTCTGCTCTGGGCGATGGTGAGCCATTTTGAATTTACGGCTTTCATCTGGCTGCCGGATGCGTTTATGAACCCCTGGGTTCAGATGGCTTTGGCCACACCGGTACAGTTTGTAGTGGGATGGACGTTTTATGTCGGGGCTTATAAAGCGCTGAAAAACAAGAGCGCCAACATGGATGTGTTAGTCGCTTTGGGTACTTCGGCTGCTTATTTTTACAGCGTCTACCTCTCGCTTCTATCGATCAATCAACCACCTGGGCAGATGGTGGAACTGTATTTTGAAACCAGCGCCATCTTGATCACGTTGATTCTGTTGGGTAAACTGTTGGAAGCACGGGCTAAAAGTCGATCATCGGAAGCTATCAAAAAACTGATGGGGCTTCGGGCCAAAACGGCCACGGTGATCCGAAACGGCAACGAAATGGAGATTCCTGTCGAAGAAGTGGTGCCGGGAGATGTGGTGCAGGTGAAACCCGGCGAAAAAGTACCGGTGGACGGGGAAGTCATGGAAGGGCGTTCCGCCGTGGATGAGTCGATGCTTACCGGAGAAAGCATGCCTGTGGACAAAACAGCGGGCGATACGGTGATCGGTGCGACGGTCAATAAAAACGGGTCCTTAAAAGTGAAAGCGACAAAAGTGGGGCGGGAGACGGCGTTGGCCCAGATCATCCGGGTTGTGGAAGAAGCCCAGGGTTCCAAGCCCCCCATCCAACGGTTGGTGGATAAAATCTCCGGTATTTTTGTACCGATTGTGGTGGGAGTCGCCATTCTTACGTTCGGGGTTTGGTACCTCCTCGTCACTCCCGGGAACTTTGCACAGGCGCTGGAAAGCGCCATTGCCGTACTTGTCATCGCCTGCCCCTGTGCGTTGGGCTTGGCTACCCCCACCTCGATCATGGCCGGATCCGGCCGCGCTGCAGAAGCGGGAGTCCTGTTTAAGGGTGGAGAACACCTGGAAACGACCCATCGCCTGGATGTGATCGTCGTGGATAAAACAGGCACGGTTACGAAAGGGAAACCGGAATTAACCGACATTCTCCCCAGCGGCATGGACAAAACCGATTTCCTGCGATTGGTGGGAGCCGCCGAGAAACCTTCGGAACATCCGCTGGCCGAAGCGATTGTAGCCGGCATCCGAGGGTACGACATGGACCTGCCGGAAGCGGAAGCATTCGAAGCCATACCCGGTCACGGCATCCAGGCGACAGTGGCGGGTCGTCAAGTCCTGGTTGGAACCCGTCGTTTCATGGCTTTGCATCATGTGAATGTCGATCAGGCGCTCAAACAGATGGAATTGCTGGAGCAAGAGGGGAAAACGGCGATGTTGGTGGCGATCGACGGCAGCTATGCCGGGTTGGTGGCTGTCGCGGATACCATGAAGGAAACATCCCGGCAAGCGGTATCCCGTCTGAAAGAGATGGGGCTGCGCGTCATCCTGGTAACCGGGGACAACGAACGGACGGCAAAAGCGATCGCCCGCCAAGCGGGGATTGATCATGTCATTGCCGAGGTGCTTCCCGAAGGAAAGGCGGATGAGATCCAGAAGTTGCAACAACAAGGTCACAAGGTGGCCATGGTGGGTGACGGTATCAATGATGCGCCGGCCCTGGCGGTGGCGGATATCGGGATGGCGATCGGCACCGGCACCGATGTGGCCATGGAAACAGGAGATATCACCTTGATGCGAGGGGATCTGGCCAGCATCGCCGATGCCATTGTTATGAGTAAAAAAACCATCCGCAACATCAGGCAAAACCTGTTTTGGGCTTTCGCCTACAATACCCTGGGCATTCCGGTGGCGGCGTTTGGGTTTCTTGCTCCCTGGGTGGCGGGTGCCGCGATGGCGTTCAGTTCTGTCTCTGTTGTTTCTAACGCATTACGCCTGCAACGGGTGAAGTTGTAA
- a CDS encoding class I SAM-dependent methyltransferase, whose product MSDALRRVIREEIEASPDGRISFRRFMELALTHPRWGYYCREGVKIGREGDFFTSPLTGAVFGQTWGAWLGRLAARWPSGQPWWLVEAGPGDGRLALQILEGLAASGYPLPKGYGLVEVSSWHRRLQAERLRKVPVPVHWLEHPEDLPDEPVILISNEFFDTFPVHRVVGSTEGLLEWYVTWEQGRLVEVRGPISNPACIRVLQEMKWPSLAEGEEVEVPLDAGLWYRNWVGRIQTGWMITVDYGGTMEELAHPARRQGTLRGYRRHHLVNDWLETPGETDLTCDVHFSALQHWGEKLGWETRYYGSQSRFLIEAGILDRLQSAVDRDPFSPMAKRNRAIRQLALPGGMGESFRVLVQGKGVSNIALPKRLADR is encoded by the coding sequence GTGTCAGATGCGTTGCGGAGGGTGATCCGTGAGGAAATCGAAGCGTCGCCGGATGGAAGGATCTCTTTCCGCCGTTTTATGGAACTGGCCTTAACGCACCCCCGGTGGGGGTACTATTGTCGTGAAGGGGTAAAGATCGGCCGGGAAGGCGATTTTTTCACCAGTCCTCTGACGGGAGCGGTATTTGGTCAAACATGGGGGGCATGGCTGGGGAGATTGGCAGCCCGGTGGCCGTCCGGCCAGCCGTGGTGGCTGGTGGAAGCGGGTCCGGGGGATGGTCGTCTGGCACTGCAAATCCTGGAAGGATTGGCCGCAAGCGGTTACCCTCTTCCCAAGGGGTACGGGCTGGTGGAAGTCAGTTCCTGGCATCGCCGGTTGCAGGCTGAGCGTCTGCGAAAGGTGCCGGTACCAGTTCATTGGTTGGAGCATCCGGAGGACCTGCCGGATGAACCGGTCATCCTGATCAGTAATGAATTTTTCGATACCTTTCCAGTCCATCGAGTAGTAGGTTCGACAGAGGGTTTGCTGGAGTGGTACGTCACCTGGGAACAGGGACGGTTGGTGGAGGTTCGCGGCCCAATCTCCAATCCCGCATGCATAAGGGTTTTGCAGGAGATGAAGTGGCCGTCACTGGCGGAAGGAGAAGAAGTGGAAGTTCCGCTGGATGCCGGCTTATGGTACCGGAATTGGGTGGGCCGCATCCAGACTGGGTGGATGATCACGGTTGATTACGGTGGAACGATGGAGGAACTAGCCCATCCTGCCAGACGGCAAGGAACGCTTCGGGGTTATCGTCGACATCATTTGGTGAATGATTGGCTGGAAACTCCGGGGGAGACGGACCTCACTTGCGATGTCCATTTTTCCGCTCTTCAGCATTGGGGAGAGAAGCTGGGCTGGGAAACCCGTTACTATGGCAGCCAGAGCCGATTTCTAATCGAGGCGGGGATCCTTGACCGACTCCAATCCGCCGTCGACCGCGATCCATTTTCCCCCATGGCCAAGCGCAACCGTGCCATTCGACAGTTGGCGCTTCCCGGCGGGATGGGAGAATCATTCCGAGTCTTGGTCCAGGGAAAAGGGGTGTCGAACATCGCTCTTCCAAAGAGATTGGCAGACCGTTGA
- a CDS encoding TlpA family protein disulfide reductase → MNQTVRNRLVATLALAVVLAAVWGAVGNGWGDESRSQGETDPAVSTDGAAKGDSGQQTDELPPALSQEGPLRGKMMPDITLVNRDGDPVSLRDNGGKPAIINVWASWCPPCKKEMPDLQAAYEKHGDQVQFHMVNLTNRDSLDQMNEYLKKEAFTFPVLLDEEGVTEKQLQVLGIPNTFVVDEKGRIIHHVGGYMDSKTVERIMDELTS, encoded by the coding sequence ATGAATCAAACCGTAAGGAATCGATTGGTGGCGACCCTCGCTTTGGCGGTTGTACTGGCGGCTGTCTGGGGAGCGGTTGGAAACGGTTGGGGAGACGAAAGCCGCTCCCAGGGTGAAACGGATCCCGCTGTATCCACAGATGGAGCCGCAAAGGGCGACAGTGGACAACAAACGGACGAGTTGCCTCCTGCCCTGTCCCAGGAGGGGCCGCTCAGAGGAAAGATGATGCCGGATATCACCCTGGTCAATCGCGATGGAGATCCGGTTTCGCTGCGGGATAACGGAGGGAAACCGGCGATCATCAATGTGTGGGCTTCCTGGTGCCCTCCGTGTAAGAAAGAGATGCCAGATCTGCAGGCGGCCTATGAGAAACACGGAGATCAAGTCCAGTTCCATATGGTGAACCTGACGAACCGGGACAGCCTGGACCAAATGAATGAGTACCTGAAAAAAGAAGCATTCACCTTTCCCGTTCTGCTGGATGAGGAAGGTGTCACCGAAAAACAACTGCAGGTTCTGGGGATCCCCAACACCTTTGTCGTCGATGAGAAAGGGCGGATCATTCATCACGTCGGAGGTTACATGGATTCGAAAACCGTGGAACGGATCATGGACGAACTGACTTCCTGA
- the resA gene encoding thiol-disulfide oxidoreductase ResA: MNHRTRYWVRRVLMLVMAGLVGFALYQALAEEKVGTTVGEQAPDFELQTLDGDTLKLSDLEGKAVLVNFWATWCKPCRDEMPAIQSVYNRYKDQDFVVVGVNIAETPVSVKAFARQLELDFPIVLDRNREVTRLYNIGPIPSSVLLDKDGKVVRKHDGQMVEGQIEGYAREALDR; the protein is encoded by the coding sequence ATGAACCATAGAACGCGGTATTGGGTGCGCCGTGTGCTGATGTTGGTCATGGCCGGACTGGTGGGTTTTGCCCTCTACCAGGCTCTGGCTGAGGAAAAAGTCGGAACGACCGTCGGGGAACAAGCTCCCGATTTTGAGTTACAGACCTTGGATGGCGACACGCTGAAACTGAGTGATCTAGAAGGCAAGGCAGTGCTGGTTAATTTCTGGGCGACTTGGTGCAAGCCCTGCCGCGATGAAATGCCGGCGATCCAGAGTGTGTATAACCGGTACAAGGATCAGGATTTCGTGGTCGTTGGGGTAAACATTGCTGAAACCCCCGTATCGGTAAAGGCCTTTGCCCGCCAACTGGAACTGGACTTTCCCATCGTGTTGGATCGGAATCGGGAGGTTACGCGGTTGTACAATATCGGCCCCATCCCTTCCTCGGTACTTTTAGACAAGGATGGGAAGGTCGTGCGCAAGCATGATGGGCAGATGGTGGAAGGTCAGATTGAGGGGTATGCCCGGGAAGCCTTGGACCGCTAG
- the cysK gene encoding cysteine synthase A: MDLRRGNRITDLVGATPVVRLNRMTGPEDAEVYVKLESFNPGGSVKDRTALSMIEAAERAGELKPGATIVEPTSGNTGIGLALVGSARGYRTILVMPDTMSAERIQILKAYGAEVVLSPGGERMPGAIRVAEEICERTPGAFMPLQFDNPSNPAVHRQTTAPEIIAQMGDSLDAFVATAGTGGTITGTGEVLRKRYPDLHISVVEPKGSPVLAGGQPGSHQIPGTSPGFIPSILNRDIYDEILHASDEDAAQTARDLARREGILVGPSSGASVWAALVVARRLGLGKRVLCMAPDTGERYLSTDLFS, encoded by the coding sequence ATGGACTTGCGCCGAGGCAACCGGATTACGGATTTGGTCGGAGCCACCCCGGTGGTGCGGCTCAACCGGATGACAGGCCCGGAGGATGCCGAGGTATATGTGAAGCTGGAGAGCTTCAACCCCGGCGGCAGTGTAAAGGACCGTACCGCCCTCAGCATGATCGAAGCGGCTGAGCGAGCGGGGGAATTAAAACCGGGGGCTACGATCGTGGAACCGACGAGCGGGAACACGGGAATCGGGTTGGCATTGGTGGGCAGCGCCCGCGGCTACCGTACCATTTTGGTGATGCCGGACACCATGAGTGCGGAACGGATTCAAATTTTAAAAGCATACGGTGCGGAAGTGGTGCTCTCCCCCGGCGGGGAGAGAATGCCGGGGGCGATCCGGGTGGCAGAAGAGATTTGTGAGCGGACACCGGGAGCTTTTATGCCGTTGCAGTTTGATAACCCATCCAACCCTGCGGTCCACCGCCAAACGACGGCACCGGAGATCATCGCCCAGATGGGAGACTCCCTCGATGCTTTTGTGGCGACGGCGGGGACCGGAGGGACCATTACGGGCACCGGTGAGGTGCTTCGTAAGCGCTACCCGGATCTTCACATCAGTGTGGTGGAGCCGAAGGGATCACCGGTATTGGCAGGTGGCCAACCGGGATCCCATCAGATCCCCGGCACCAGTCCCGGCTTTATCCCGTCGATTCTCAACCGGGATATTTATGATGAAATCCTTCATGCCAGCGATGAGGATGCGGCGCAAACCGCCCGGGATCTCGCCCGGAGAGAAGGGATTCTGGTAGGGCCATCCTCGGGTGCGTCGGTGTGGGCGGCGCTCGTGGTCGCTCGTCGTCTCGGTCTCGGCAAACGGGTGCTGTGCATGGCGCCGGATACCGGGGAGCGGTATTTGAGTACAGATTTGTTCTCATAA
- a CDS encoding acetyl-CoA carboxylase biotin carboxylase subunit: MQTLLIANRGEIARRIARTARQRGIRVIAVHSEADRELPFVREADEAHLIGPPPVAQSYLNIDAIIEAAKRSGADAIHPGYGLLSENATFARRVADAGLLFVGPSPEVIAQMGDKVTARRLMEGAGVPVVPGTPGGVDSLDEAKQAARAIGYPVMLKASAGGGGIGMHRLNTEEELAGVFDSASNRAQAYFGDPTLFLEKWIDTPRHVEVQVLADGNGRVIHLGERECSIQRRNQKVVEESPSPSIRPETRDRLCAAAVRAAEAVAYTGAGTVEFLVDSEEQFYFLEMNTRLQVEHPVTEMVTGLDLVDLQLDVAEGKPLPLTQEKVRFHGHAVEYRIYAEDPERFLPSPGTITHLKWPDGNGVRVDAGVEPGNSVAPFYDPMIAKCIVAGSTREEVLSRSGEALSRIRIEGIKHNVPLLLRLLKHPDFQAGRYDTTLLTQQKQR, encoded by the coding sequence ATTCAAACATTGTTAATCGCCAACCGTGGAGAGATCGCACGCCGAATCGCCCGTACGGCACGACAGCGCGGCATCCGGGTGATTGCGGTTCATTCCGAAGCGGATCGGGAACTCCCCTTTGTCCGGGAAGCGGATGAGGCCCATCTCATCGGACCGCCGCCGGTGGCCCAGAGTTACCTGAACATCGATGCGATCATAGAAGCGGCGAAACGTTCAGGGGCTGATGCGATCCATCCCGGTTACGGGCTGCTTTCGGAAAATGCGACATTTGCCCGGCGTGTAGCGGATGCGGGCCTGCTGTTTGTCGGCCCCTCCCCGGAAGTGATCGCCCAGATGGGGGACAAAGTGACGGCCCGCCGCTTGATGGAAGGGGCAGGAGTACCGGTGGTGCCCGGGACTCCCGGCGGGGTGGATTCCCTGGATGAAGCGAAACAGGCCGCTCGCGCCATCGGTTATCCGGTCATGCTGAAGGCCAGTGCCGGCGGTGGAGGAATCGGCATGCACCGATTAAATACAGAGGAGGAGTTGGCCGGCGTATTCGACTCGGCTTCCAACCGTGCCCAAGCCTATTTCGGTGATCCGACGCTGTTCCTGGAGAAGTGGATCGATACTCCCCGCCATGTGGAAGTGCAAGTGTTGGCGGACGGAAACGGTCGGGTCATTCATCTGGGGGAACGGGAGTGCTCAATCCAGCGGCGTAACCAGAAAGTGGTGGAAGAAAGTCCGTCTCCCTCCATTCGCCCGGAAACCCGTGACCGGTTGTGCGCTGCTGCCGTCCGTGCCGCTGAAGCAGTTGCTTACACCGGAGCCGGTACGGTGGAGTTTCTGGTGGATTCCGAAGAACAATTTTATTTTTTGGAGATGAACACCCGCCTTCAAGTCGAACATCCGGTAACGGAGATGGTGACCGGGCTGGACCTGGTTGATCTGCAACTGGATGTGGCGGAAGGAAAGCCACTCCCGTTGACACAGGAAAAAGTCCGGTTTCACGGGCATGCGGTGGAATATCGGATCTATGCGGAAGATCCCGAGCGCTTTTTGCCGTCGCCGGGAACGATTACCCACCTGAAATGGCCGGATGGGAACGGGGTTCGAGTGGATGCAGGAGTGGAACCCGGCAATTCGGTGGCCCCTTTTTATGATCCGATGATCGCCAAGTGCATCGTGGCCGGTTCCACCCGTGAGGAAGTGCTGAGCCGGTCCGGGGAAGCGCTAAGCCGTATCCGGATTGAAGGGATCAAACACAATGTCCCGCTGTTGCTCCGCCTGCTGAAGCACCCGGACTTTCAGGCAGGTCGTTATGATACTACACTGTTGACGCAACAAAAACAGCGTTGA
- a CDS encoding DUF2626 family protein: MDRMFRVLGFWCLAIGLLFMAGQMYILSGLFFLQTAFFYVLGYMRYTERTYMLIFGGYMTVSFIAIVYWSYFQVG, encoded by the coding sequence ATGGACCGCATGTTTCGCGTATTGGGTTTCTGGTGCTTGGCCATCGGATTGTTGTTTATGGCCGGCCAAATGTATATCCTGTCCGGTTTGTTCTTTTTGCAAACCGCTTTCTTCTACGTGCTGGGTTATATGCGCTACACGGAACGCACGTACATGCTGATTTTCGGCGGATATATGACCGTTTCATTTATCGCTATCGTGTATTGGTCTTACTTCCAAGTCGGCTGA
- a CDS encoding RsfA family transcriptional regulator has translation MSLKRQDAWTPDDDLVLAEITLRHIREGSTQLNAFEEVAEKLGRTPAACGFRWNSLVRKKYEAAIQIAKSQRQKRNKEKNAQVRGRAAEGDLNLGQDRLSSLDAIIRFLRQHKAEVAEMRKRQMDLEKEMEEQEEEIQRLSKENEEMRGQLNHVETDYRVVNDDYKALIQIMDRARKLALLDEDEENEVKAKFRMESNGNLERMDK, from the coding sequence ATGTCGTTAAAAAGACAAGATGCCTGGACCCCCGACGATGACCTGGTGTTGGCGGAAATCACCCTTCGTCACATCCGGGAGGGAAGCACGCAACTGAACGCTTTTGAGGAAGTAGCAGAAAAGCTTGGGCGGACTCCGGCTGCGTGTGGCTTTCGTTGGAACAGCTTGGTCCGGAAAAAATATGAAGCGGCGATCCAGATCGCTAAATCGCAGCGGCAGAAACGAAACAAGGAAAAAAACGCCCAGGTACGCGGACGTGCCGCCGAAGGGGATCTCAATCTGGGCCAGGACCGACTCAGTTCCCTGGATGCCATTATACGTTTCCTGCGACAGCATAAAGCGGAAGTGGCCGAGATGCGCAAACGGCAGATGGACTTGGAGAAGGAAATGGAAGAGCAAGAAGAGGAGATCCAGCGGTTATCCAAAGAAAATGAAGAGATGCGGGGTCAGTTGAACCATGTAGAGACCGACTACCGGGTCGTCAACGACGATTACAAGGCTTTAATCCAGATCATGGATCGCGCCCGCAAATTGGCTTTGTTGGACGAAGATGAGGAAAACGAGGTAAAAGCCAAGTTTCGAATGGAATCCAATGGCAACTTGGAACGAATGGATAAATGA
- a CDS encoding rhodanese-like domain-containing protein — translation MEEKRYTDVEASEMSRRYDNEKENYVWVDVRTAEEYEAGHVPGSIHIPFDELDERGAELDEHKERTLMLICRSGRRSVIAAHTLHEQGFSRLFNLKGGMLEWSGPVEE, via the coding sequence ATGGAAGAGAAACGGTATACCGATGTGGAAGCGTCGGAGATGAGCCGGCGTTATGATAACGAAAAAGAGAACTATGTCTGGGTGGACGTGCGGACAGCGGAGGAGTATGAGGCTGGACATGTACCGGGATCCATCCACATTCCTTTTGATGAACTGGACGAACGGGGAGCGGAGCTGGACGAGCACAAGGAGCGGACATTGATGTTGATTTGCCGCAGCGGTCGGCGCAGTGTGATCGCGGCCCATACGTTGCATGAACAAGGTTTTTCCCGCCTGTTCAACCTCAAGGGAGGGATGCTGGAATGGAGCGGCCCCGTGGAGGAATGA
- a CDS encoding N-acetyltransferase, which translates to MGTPNVERLKINYKTLEEFQKFREYGLQELSMLEDLQANMIENDSNSPFYGIYVDGNLVARISLYRIDGKYDRYFDPPQDYYELWKLEVLPQFREQDFGTALVEHAKSLGLPIKTNARCRSNDFWLKMGFQPVQYDPVRDRGENPFVWTPPGVNLQG; encoded by the coding sequence ATGGGCACTCCCAATGTTGAACGTTTAAAGATCAACTACAAGACATTGGAGGAATTTCAAAAGTTCCGCGAGTACGGCCTGCAGGAACTGTCCATGCTGGAAGACCTTCAGGCAAACATGATCGAAAATGACAGCAATTCCCCTTTTTACGGTATTTATGTGGATGGAAACTTGGTCGCCCGGATCAGCCTGTACCGTATCGACGGAAAATATGACCGCTACTTTGATCCCCCACAGGATTATTATGAACTGTGGAAACTGGAGGTATTGCCCCAATTTCGGGAGCAAGATTTCGGAACCGCCCTGGTAGAGCATGCCAAGAGCCTGGGCCTGCCGATTAAAACCAATGCCCGTTGTCGTTCCAACGATTTTTGGCTTAAGATGGGGTTCCAGCCGGTCCAATACGATCCCGTTCGGGATCGCGGAGAAAACCCCTTCGTCTGGACCCCTCCCGGAGTGAATCTGCAAGGTTAA
- a CDS encoding (2Fe-2S) ferredoxin domain-containing protein, with the protein MELAGIRKHVFICNGSSCLKKGGHEVARAIRSAIRKHGFSESIHTTLTRCNGRCEDGCTVIAYPDGFWYKNVTPERGEELILHLKRGEPLHSNLAYTYNGKQFVAVESGVLRETAVAAETDDAPMKDHKRE; encoded by the coding sequence ATGGAATTGGCGGGCATCCGGAAACACGTATTCATCTGTAACGGGTCCTCCTGTCTTAAGAAGGGTGGGCATGAGGTGGCTCGCGCGATTCGATCGGCCATCCGGAAACACGGCTTTAGCGAATCCATCCATACAACCCTGACACGGTGCAACGGCCGCTGTGAAGATGGTTGCACGGTGATTGCCTATCCCGACGGTTTCTGGTATAAAAACGTAACGCCGGAGCGGGGGGAGGAGTTGATTCTCCACCTTAAGCGGGGAGAGCCGCTCCATTCCAATCTGGCTTATACGTATAACGGAAAACAATTTGTCGCGGTTGAAAGTGGCGTCTTACGGGAAACGGCGGTTGCTGCGGAAACAGATGATGCCCCCATGAAGGATCACAAACGGGAATAA
- a CDS encoding cytochrome c biogenesis CcdA family protein, translating to MVENVTLGLAFGAGVLSFISPCCLPLYPSYLSYITGMSVSQLQAQDQSRQIRRATMLHTLFFIFGFSIIFFALGFSASFLGDFFKSYQDTIRMLGGVLIAVMGLFLLGIFQPRFMMRQKRLEVGGKRWGYLGSSLVGIGFAAGWTPCVGPILFAVLAAATANPAAGLGYITAYTLGFAIPFFVMAFFIGRTRWILKYSQRLMKVGGALMVVFGVMLYFDQMTVMIAWLSGMFGGFTGF from the coding sequence GTGGTTGAAAATGTAACGTTGGGGTTGGCATTCGGAGCGGGAGTGCTCTCATTCATTTCCCCCTGTTGCTTACCTCTGTATCCGTCATACTTGTCGTATATTACCGGGATGTCCGTCAGCCAATTACAGGCCCAGGATCAGTCGAGACAAATACGTCGTGCAACGATGCTGCATACGCTCTTTTTCATCTTCGGATTTTCGATTATCTTTTTTGCACTTGGTTTTTCCGCCAGTTTTTTGGGGGATTTCTTCAAAAGTTATCAAGACACGATCCGCATGCTGGGCGGGGTGTTGATCGCGGTAATGGGGCTTTTTTTATTGGGCATCTTCCAACCCCGCTTTATGATGCGGCAAAAACGGCTGGAGGTCGGCGGCAAACGGTGGGGATATCTGGGTTCGTCCTTGGTGGGAATCGGTTTCGCCGCCGGTTGGACGCCTTGCGTCGGTCCCATTCTGTTTGCGGTTTTGGCTGCAGCGACAGCCAATCCCGCCGCTGGATTGGGTTATATTACCGCCTACACGCTGGGATTTGCCATCCCCTTTTTCGTCATGGCCTTCTTTATTGGTCGAACCCGTTGGATCCTGAAATACTCCCAGCGATTGATGAAAGTGGGCGGAGCGCTGATGGTGGTGTTTGGAGTGATGCTCTACTTCGATCAGATGACCGTGATGATTGCCTGGTTGAGCGGGATGTTCGGCGGATTTACGGGGTTTTGA